A window of the Bradyrhizobium diazoefficiens genome harbors these coding sequences:
- a CDS encoding M20 aminoacylase family protein — protein sequence MPIVNRIAALSDEMAAWRHDFHENPELLYEVHRTAGIVADKLREFGCDEVVTGIGRTGVVGVIRGRKSASGRTIGLRADMDALPIVETANVPYASKIPGKMHACGHDGHTAMLLGAAKYLVETRNFDGTAVVIFQPAEEGGGGGKAMVEDGLMTRWSIDQVYGMHNMPGLAEGHFATTPGPLLASSDNIRITVHGKGGHAGATPHQAIDSVLIGAQIVNALQSIVARNVDPLKSAVISVTQFHAGTAFNIIPETAELSGTVRTLDPDVRDLVERRIGEVADSIACAYGGSAETKYTRMYPVTFNHAREAGVAADVARDIVGAERVNDKIIPMMGAEDFSFMLEARPGAMVLVGMGDSPACHHPAYVFNDNILGHGASFWVRLIETAMPVG from the coding sequence ATGCCCATCGTCAACCGTATCGCCGCCCTTTCCGACGAAATGGCCGCCTGGCGCCATGACTTCCACGAGAACCCGGAGCTGCTCTACGAAGTCCATCGCACTGCCGGCATCGTCGCCGACAAGCTTCGCGAGTTCGGCTGCGACGAGGTGGTGACGGGTATCGGCCGCACCGGCGTGGTCGGCGTGATCCGCGGCCGCAAGTCGGCCTCCGGCCGGACAATCGGCCTGCGCGCCGACATGGACGCGCTGCCGATCGTGGAAACCGCCAATGTGCCCTACGCCTCGAAGATCCCGGGCAAGATGCACGCCTGCGGCCATGACGGCCACACCGCAATGCTGCTGGGTGCCGCAAAGTACCTCGTCGAGACGCGCAATTTCGACGGCACCGCGGTCGTGATCTTCCAGCCCGCCGAGGAAGGCGGCGGCGGTGGCAAGGCCATGGTCGAGGACGGCCTGATGACACGTTGGAGCATCGACCAGGTCTACGGCATGCACAACATGCCGGGCCTCGCCGAAGGCCATTTCGCGACCACGCCGGGTCCGCTGCTCGCCTCTTCCGACAACATCCGCATCACCGTGCACGGCAAGGGCGGCCATGCCGGTGCCACACCGCACCAGGCGATCGACAGCGTCCTGATCGGCGCACAGATCGTCAATGCGCTGCAATCGATCGTAGCGCGCAACGTCGATCCGCTGAAATCTGCGGTGATCTCGGTTACGCAATTCCACGCCGGCACCGCCTTCAACATCATCCCCGAGACCGCCGAGCTCAGCGGCACCGTGCGCACGCTCGATCCTGATGTGCGCGATCTCGTCGAGCGCCGCATCGGCGAGGTCGCCGACAGCATCGCCTGCGCCTATGGCGGCTCGGCGGAAACGAAATACACGCGGATGTATCCGGTGACCTTCAATCATGCGCGCGAAGCCGGCGTCGCCGCCGACGTGGCCCGCGACATCGTCGGCGCCGAGCGCGTCAACGACAAAATCATCCCGATGATGGGTGCGGAGGATTTCTCATTCATGCTGGAGGCGCGCCCCGGCGCGATGGTGCTGGTCGGCATGGGCGACAGCCCGGCGTGCCACCACCCGGCCTATGTCTTCAACGACAACATCCTCGGCCATGGCGCCTCGTTCTGGGTGCGCCTGATCGAGACGGCTATGCCGGTGGGGTAG
- a CDS encoding response regulator, whose product MNEVAATGISVLLVDDHPIVRQGYRRVLESQGDLHVVAEADNAADAYGAFKTHDPDVIVMDISMPGASGLEAIRNIRARNPRARILVFTMHNEAVLVKAAFSAGASGFVTKSSAPSAVVNAIRSVARGERAMSDDIAHVLAEDSLSTGSALDQLGEREIEILRQFAGGATTEQIATHLNLSVKTVQNYHYLIKTKTGARTDAQLVRLAASCGLTKI is encoded by the coding sequence ATGAACGAGGTCGCAGCAACAGGTATCTCGGTGCTGCTGGTCGACGACCACCCGATCGTGCGGCAAGGCTACCGGCGCGTGCTGGAGAGCCAGGGCGATCTCCACGTCGTGGCGGAAGCCGACAACGCCGCGGACGCCTACGGCGCCTTCAAGACACACGATCCCGACGTCATCGTGATGGACATCTCGATGCCCGGCGCCAGCGGCCTCGAGGCGATCCGCAATATCCGCGCGCGCAATCCGCGGGCGCGGATCCTCGTCTTCACCATGCACAACGAGGCCGTGCTGGTGAAAGCCGCCTTCAGTGCCGGCGCTTCCGGCTTCGTCACCAAGAGCAGCGCGCCTTCCGCCGTCGTCAATGCCATCCGCAGCGTCGCGCGCGGCGAGCGCGCCATGAGCGACGACATCGCGCATGTGCTGGCCGAGGACAGCCTGTCGACAGGCTCAGCGCTGGATCAATTGGGCGAGCGCGAGATCGAGATTTTGCGCCAGTTCGCCGGCGGCGCCACGACCGAACAGATCGCAACGCATCTCAATCTCAGTGTGAAGACAGTCCAGAACTATCACTATCTGATCAAGACCAAGACCGGCGCGCGCACGGATGCGCAGCTCGTGCGGCTGGCAGCGAGTTGTGGGCTGACCAAGATATAG
- a CDS encoding SecDF P1 head subdomain-containing protein has protein sequence MTTLPRDRATRLIVALAMAAVIALPRAALADDQFDKMRAKIVAFVGDKMEKLGGSRIIYEVDSSGLRESVVTDLRDDVYKNLHDGHIAFSNLAIRDGGVDVTIADAKGRDQLARKLASAADGLPSHALAVTDGGDGAVRLAPTNAAAAARLNELVEDSIAMIEQRLKDSGITLVSVVPDGTDRIRIFLPGVTDPERITAIFARKVKVSFRPVDLSIPPEQAQSGTPPEGSEVLLGFKDKKPYLVTKESALDGEDISYAAPGFAAGTKVPVAMFHFNGHGTRRFAHVTEENVGKPFAIVLDDKVISAPVIREPITGGSGQISGNFTLEEANSVAMLLRAGSLPGHLNLIEQQVIQPTAKP, from the coding sequence ATGACCACGCTCCCGCGGGACCGCGCCACACGGCTGATCGTCGCACTAGCCATGGCAGCTGTGATCGCCCTGCCACGCGCCGCACTCGCCGACGACCAGTTCGACAAGATGCGCGCCAAGATCGTGGCCTTCGTCGGCGACAAGATGGAAAAGCTGGGCGGGTCACGCATCATCTACGAGGTGGACAGCTCTGGCCTGCGCGAGAGCGTCGTCACGGATCTGCGCGACGACGTCTACAAGAATTTGCACGACGGGCATATCGCCTTTTCCAATCTTGCGATCCGCGACGGCGGCGTCGATGTAACGATCGCGGACGCCAAAGGCCGCGACCAGCTCGCGCGCAAGCTCGCCTCAGCCGCGGACGGATTGCCATCGCATGCGCTCGCCGTGACCGACGGTGGCGACGGAGCGGTCAGGCTCGCGCCGACCAATGCCGCAGCCGCGGCACGGCTAAATGAACTCGTCGAAGATTCCATCGCCATGATCGAGCAGCGCCTTAAGGATTCCGGCATCACACTTGTCAGCGTCGTCCCCGACGGGACCGACCGCATCCGCATCTTCCTGCCTGGCGTGACCGACCCCGAGCGCATCACCGCGATCTTCGCCCGGAAGGTCAAGGTCAGCTTCCGCCCGGTGGATCTTTCGATACCACCGGAGCAGGCGCAATCCGGCACGCCACCCGAAGGCTCGGAAGTCCTGCTCGGCTTCAAGGACAAGAAGCCCTATCTGGTCACCAAGGAGAGCGCGCTCGATGGCGAGGATATCAGCTATGCGGCCCCCGGCTTTGCGGCCGGCACCAAGGTCCCGGTCGCCATGTTCCACTTCAACGGACACGGCACGCGGCGCTTCGCCCACGTCACCGAAGAGAACGTCGGCAAGCCCTTCGCCATCGTGCTCGACGACAAGGTGATCTCCGCCCCCGTGATCCGCGAGCCCATCACCGGCGGCTCGGGCCAGATCTCGGGGAATTTCACGCTCGAGGAGGCCAACAGCGTCGCCATGTTGCTGCGTGCCGGGTCCTTGCCAGGGCATCTCAACTTGATCGAACAGCAGGTGATCCAGCCTACCGCCAAGCCCTGA
- a CDS encoding MotA/TolQ/ExbB proton channel family protein has product MSSMTIGPIANTATDPSERSALLFWMIFTGLSIFAVVLLWRFGLIHLMLTSDRTYISSVIAVLYILTCGHCFLRTRAIAREGAAARRCRAVLAAPDGSRVLDASAPALPRGLVRDHIESLVTKAAAQGYRPVDQTLLLRTLADRLRGSNGFGAFVSDTLMKLGLLGTIIGFIIMLAPIAGLDAADKVAMRSSMGLMSDGMAVAMYTTLAGLVGSILVRIQYYMLDSATQRVFSDAVVLTETYVTPVLERKGAGTPS; this is encoded by the coding sequence ATGAGTTCGATGACGATTGGACCGATTGCGAACACCGCGACCGACCCATCCGAGCGCAGCGCGCTCCTGTTCTGGATGATCTTCACGGGGCTATCGATCTTTGCCGTCGTGCTGCTGTGGCGGTTCGGCCTGATCCATCTGATGCTGACCTCGGATCGGACCTATATTTCGAGTGTGATCGCGGTGCTCTATATCCTGACCTGCGGTCACTGCTTCCTGCGCACACGGGCGATCGCCCGTGAGGGGGCGGCTGCACGGCGTTGCCGCGCGGTGCTGGCGGCGCCCGACGGCAGCAGGGTGCTCGATGCGAGCGCACCCGCGCTGCCGCGCGGGCTGGTGCGCGATCATATCGAGAGCCTTGTGACGAAGGCCGCGGCGCAGGGCTACCGGCCGGTCGACCAGACGCTCTTGCTGCGGACACTGGCCGACCGCCTGCGCGGCTCCAACGGGTTCGGTGCCTTCGTCTCCGATACGCTGATGAAGCTCGGGCTGCTCGGCACCATCATCGGCTTTATCATCATGCTGGCGCCGATTGCGGGGCTGGATGCCGCCGACAAGGTCGCGATGAGGTCCTCGATGGGGCTGATGAGCGACGGCATGGCGGTTGCGATGTACACGACGCTGGCGGGTCTCGTCGGTTCCATCCTGGTCCGCATCCAGTACTACATGCTCGATTCCGCGACCCAGCGGGTGTTCTCCGATGCCGTGGTCCTGACCGAGACCTATGTGACGCCGGTGCTGGAGCGCAAAGGCGCTGGAACGCCGTCATGA
- a CDS encoding TetR family transcriptional regulator: protein MNEAVVLTPERILEVTEDVLRRYGLAKATVVDVARALDVSHGSVYRHFPSKASLREAVAKRWLDRIDAPLLAIAEEQGPAPARLDRWLRTLFAAKRSRVLDDPEMFETYLTLAREACAAVKCHKDTMIDQIAAILADGVKQGVFAVDDVKTTARALFDATCRFHHPAHADEWKDAELPARVDATLALLLRGLKAA from the coding sequence ATGAACGAAGCCGTTGTCTTGACGCCGGAGCGGATCCTCGAAGTCACCGAGGACGTTTTGCGGCGCTACGGACTCGCCAAGGCCACCGTGGTCGACGTTGCCCGTGCGCTCGATGTGAGCCACGGCAGCGTCTATCGCCATTTCCCGAGCAAAGCTTCGCTGCGCGAGGCCGTCGCCAAACGCTGGCTCGACCGCATCGACGCTCCGCTGCTGGCCATCGCCGAGGAGCAGGGCCCTGCGCCCGCGCGGCTCGACCGCTGGCTGCGCACGCTGTTCGCGGCGAAGCGCTCGCGCGTGCTCGACGACCCCGAAATGTTCGAGACCTATCTGACGCTGGCACGCGAGGCCTGTGCGGCGGTCAAGTGTCACAAGGACACCATGATCGACCAGATCGCCGCGATCCTTGCCGACGGCGTGAAGCAAGGCGTGTTCGCTGTAGACGACGTCAAGACGACTGCACGCGCGCTGTTCGATGCGACCTGCCGCTTCCACCATCCGGCTCATGCCGACGAGTGGAAGGATGCCGAGCTGCCGGCGCGCGTCGATGCGACGCTCGCGTTGCTGCTGCGCGGGTTGAAAGCGGCCTGA
- a CDS encoding metallophosphoesterase family protein, producing MLLAVFSDIHGNRQAFEACLKAARAKGAERFVMLGDFVGYGADPEWVVDTAMELVAQGAVAVRGNHDQAVSSSLETMNNEAQIAIEWTRGRLDAAQRRFLAELPMLVEDGDRLFVHSEASHPQRWHYIRSTADAAKSLISTPAHVTFCGHIHRPALYSMSVTAKMTGLVPKTDVSVPLLRGRQWLAVLGAVGQPRDGDPSAAFVLFDTISCQITYCRAAYDVASAANRIRENGLPHRLADRLSEGR from the coding sequence GTGCTTCTCGCTGTCTTCTCGGATATCCACGGTAACCGGCAGGCGTTCGAGGCATGCCTGAAGGCGGCCCGCGCGAAAGGCGCGGAGCGGTTCGTCATGCTCGGCGATTTCGTCGGCTATGGTGCCGATCCGGAATGGGTCGTGGATACCGCGATGGAGCTGGTTGCCCAGGGCGCCGTCGCCGTCCGTGGCAATCACGATCAGGCGGTGAGCTCCTCGTTGGAGACCATGAACAATGAGGCCCAGATTGCGATCGAATGGACGCGCGGACGGCTCGACGCCGCACAGCGCCGGTTTCTTGCCGAGCTGCCGATGCTCGTCGAGGACGGCGACCGTCTGTTCGTGCACTCGGAAGCCTCTCATCCCCAGCGCTGGCACTACATTCGCTCGACGGCGGATGCTGCCAAGAGCCTGATATCGACCCCCGCCCACGTGACCTTCTGCGGCCACATTCACCGTCCCGCGCTCTATTCGATGTCGGTAACGGCGAAGATGACAGGCCTCGTGCCCAAGACCGATGTGTCCGTGCCACTCCTGCGCGGGCGGCAATGGCTGGCCGTGCTCGGCGCGGTCGGCCAGCCGCGTGACGGTGATCCATCGGCGGCTTTCGTGCTGTTCGACACGATCTCATGCCAGATCACGTATTGCCGCGCGGCCTATGACGTCGCGAGCGCGGCGAACCGGATTCGCGAGAACGGCCTGCCGCATCGACTCGCCGACCGGCTGTCGGAGGGGCGCTAG
- a CDS encoding acyl-CoA synthetase, translated as MAGIHALDRLIGNDYPELLTDEEVRAFEQVPYADRVAAESTYDAIKLGAARNPDGAAIQFLQNADPADTPLVVTYRDFIARVTQAANMFHALGAEKGDVVSFMLPLLPDAFVTLFGAEAAGIANPVNPLLEPHQIAEILEAANTKILVALGPMPGIDIWQKVEQIRPQLKHLKAIVQVAGGGDPANGIFAFNDLIKQQPSDRLVGGRKILGSDIAAYFHTGGTTGTPKLVRHTHTNQVYQAWALNLLLKAKPGANMLFGMPLFHVGGSLTQVLLTLSAGGSLVVLSPSGWRNPNAVKNIWGLVERFKPEALSSVPTVLAATLAVPPGNADISSLKYAAGGGSAIPVAVGSAIQEKLKLPVVEVYGMTETSSVHTLAYPSRPIRLGSVGLPMPYARVRIVQLDADGRLIRDCKPDEIGVVIMAGPGVFGGYLNDAHNRGAFVDEVWVNSGDLGRLDADGYLWITGRAKDLVIRGGHNIDPAPIEEIMFHHPAVGFAAVVGQPDAYAGELPVGYVQLKPGASVEPGELETWVRERTPERAAVPVQVIPIDPMPVTGVGKVFKPQLRWDAAQRVFTKVLTPLVARGIDCKVKVGPHGSHGSIATVTLAGLSPDQREIVAGEVHTLLAPFVMRHEVVQA; from the coding sequence ATGGCGGGCATACACGCGCTCGATCGGCTCATCGGCAACGACTATCCGGAGCTCTTGACGGACGAGGAGGTCCGGGCCTTCGAGCAGGTCCCTTACGCGGACCGTGTCGCGGCCGAGAGCACCTATGATGCCATCAAGCTCGGGGCTGCGCGTAACCCCGACGGGGCGGCGATCCAGTTTCTGCAAAATGCCGATCCGGCGGATACGCCGCTCGTGGTCACCTACCGCGACTTCATCGCGCGCGTGACTCAGGCGGCCAACATGTTTCACGCGCTGGGCGCGGAAAAGGGCGACGTCGTCTCCTTTATGTTGCCGCTGTTGCCCGATGCTTTCGTGACGCTGTTCGGTGCGGAGGCCGCCGGCATCGCCAATCCCGTCAACCCGCTACTCGAGCCGCACCAGATCGCGGAAATCCTGGAAGCGGCGAACACGAAGATCCTGGTGGCGCTCGGGCCGATGCCGGGCATAGATATCTGGCAAAAGGTTGAGCAGATCCGCCCGCAGCTGAAACACCTCAAGGCGATCGTGCAGGTGGCCGGCGGCGGCGATCCCGCCAACGGAATCTTTGCGTTCAACGACCTGATCAAGCAGCAGCCGTCCGACCGGCTTGTTGGCGGGCGCAAGATTTTGGGCAGCGACATCGCCGCCTATTTCCACACCGGCGGCACCACCGGCACGCCGAAGCTGGTGCGGCACACCCACACCAACCAAGTCTATCAGGCCTGGGCGCTCAATCTGCTGCTGAAAGCGAAGCCCGGCGCCAACATGCTGTTCGGCATGCCGCTGTTTCATGTCGGCGGATCGCTGACGCAGGTGCTGCTGACGCTGTCCGCAGGCGGATCGCTGGTCGTGCTGTCGCCGAGCGGCTGGCGCAATCCGAATGCGGTAAAGAACATCTGGGGCCTGGTCGAGCGCTTCAAGCCCGAGGCGCTGTCGAGCGTACCGACGGTGCTCGCCGCGACGCTCGCGGTGCCGCCCGGCAATGCCGACATCTCCAGCCTGAAATACGCAGCCGGCGGCGGCTCGGCGATTCCGGTCGCGGTCGGCTCGGCGATCCAGGAAAAACTCAAGCTGCCGGTGGTCGAGGTCTACGGCATGACCGAGACCTCGAGCGTGCACACGCTCGCTTATCCGTCACGGCCGATCCGACTCGGCTCGGTCGGTCTGCCCATGCCTTACGCGCGTGTTCGTATTGTGCAACTCGATGCCGATGGGCGCCTCATCCGCGACTGCAAGCCGGACGAGATCGGCGTCGTCATCATGGCCGGGCCCGGCGTGTTCGGCGGCTATCTCAACGACGCCCACAACAGGGGCGCCTTCGTCGATGAGGTCTGGGTCAATTCCGGCGATCTTGGCCGGCTCGATGCCGACGGCTATCTCTGGATCACCGGCCGCGCCAAGGACCTCGTGATCCGCGGCGGTCACAACATCGATCCGGCACCGATCGAAGAGATCATGTTCCACCATCCCGCCGTCGGATTTGCCGCGGTGGTCGGCCAGCCCGACGCTTATGCCGGCGAGCTGCCGGTGGGCTATGTGCAGTTGAAGCCCGGCGCGTCGGTCGAGCCCGGCGAGCTCGAGACGTGGGTGCGCGAGCGCACGCCGGAGCGCGCCGCCGTTCCGGTGCAGGTCATTCCGATCGACCCGATGCCAGTGACCGGCGTCGGCAAGGTGTTCAAGCCGCAACTGCGCTGGGATGCGGCGCAACGCGTGTTCACCAAGGTGCTGACGCCGCTCGTCGCGCGCGGCATCGATTGCAAGGTCAAGGTCGGCCCCCATGGCAGCCACGGCTCGATCGCAACCGTCACGCTTGCAGGCTTGTCTCCGGACCAGCGCGAAATCGTTGCCGGCGAGGTGCACACGCTGCTCGCGCCGTTCGTGATGCGGCACGAGGTGGTGCAGGCGTAA
- a CDS encoding serine/threonine protein kinase, with product MPKPLVKPGAVIDGYTIGECVHAGGMATLWTVTHAGIDAPLLMKIPRASEGEDPAAIVSFEMEMMILPRLTGPHVPHCFGTGDFAHQAYAVIERISGTTLYKRLPDLPLPYDEVRLIVAKIATALADLHRQNVIHHDIKPSSIMFRESGDAVLIDYGLSHHDHLPDLLQAEFRLPYGTAPYMAPERLLGVRDDPRSDLFSLGVLLYFFTTGERPFGEGETLRAMRRRLWRDPYPPRALRSDYPPWLQEVVLRCIEIEPDWRYPTAAQLAFDLTHPDQVKLTARAERMKRDPLSVAWRRRFNPDVKPQGARSDLATQIAQSPIVTVALDTAEGAPELNESLRVTTERILATLPSARLACVNVLKLNRIAIDKTLDEQGSNKHIDRLVALRHWATPLKLDESRLSVHVLEAVDPAAALLEFAEVNQVDHVIIGARQGSFRRTLLGSVSAKVAAEAACTVTVVRPPRMAADAGEADAGEAAG from the coding sequence ATGCCGAAACCCCTGGTCAAACCCGGCGCCGTGATCGACGGCTACACCATCGGCGAATGCGTGCATGCCGGCGGCATGGCGACGCTCTGGACCGTCACCCATGCCGGCATTGACGCGCCGCTGCTGATGAAGATTCCGAGAGCGTCCGAGGGTGAGGACCCGGCGGCGATCGTCTCCTTCGAGATGGAGATGATGATCCTGCCCCGGCTGACAGGACCCCATGTGCCCCACTGCTTCGGTACCGGCGATTTCGCGCATCAGGCCTACGCCGTGATCGAGCGCATTTCGGGGACAACCCTCTACAAGCGGCTGCCCGACCTGCCGCTGCCTTACGACGAAGTTCGGCTGATCGTCGCGAAGATCGCGACCGCGCTCGCCGATTTGCACCGGCAGAACGTGATCCATCACGACATCAAGCCGAGCAGCATCATGTTCCGTGAGAGCGGTGATGCGGTGCTGATCGATTACGGCCTCTCGCACCACGATCATCTGCCAGATCTGTTGCAGGCGGAGTTTCGCCTGCCTTACGGCACCGCACCCTATATGGCGCCGGAACGGCTGCTTGGGGTCCGCGACGATCCGCGAAGCGATTTGTTTTCGCTCGGCGTGCTGCTGTATTTTTTCACCACCGGCGAACGTCCCTTCGGCGAGGGCGAGACGTTGCGCGCGATGCGGCGAAGGCTGTGGCGCGATCCGTATCCGCCGCGTGCGCTCCGCAGCGACTATCCGCCCTGGCTCCAGGAGGTGGTGCTGCGGTGCATCGAGATCGAGCCGGACTGGCGTTATCCGACCGCGGCCCAGCTCGCCTTTGATCTGACCCATCCAGACCAGGTCAAGCTCACTGCGCGCGCGGAGCGGATGAAGCGCGATCCCCTCAGCGTCGCCTGGCGGCGCCGTTTCAACCCCGACGTCAAGCCACAGGGCGCGAGATCGGATCTTGCGACGCAAATCGCGCAGAGCCCGATCGTCACGGTCGCGCTCGACACGGCGGAAGGTGCGCCGGAACTGAACGAGTCGCTGCGGGTCACCACGGAACGCATCCTGGCGACGCTGCCGTCAGCGCGGCTCGCCTGCGTCAATGTGTTGAAGCTTAATCGCATCGCTATCGACAAGACGCTGGACGAGCAGGGCTCCAACAAGCACATCGACCGCCTCGTCGCGCTCCGGCATTGGGCGACGCCGTTGAAGCTGGACGAGAGCCGGCTGTCGGTTCATGTGCTGGAGGCCGTCGATCCCGCGGCTGCGTTGTTGGAGTTCGCCGAGGTCAACCAGGTCGACCATGTCATCATCGGCGCGCGGCAGGGCTCGTTCAGGCGCACGCTGCTCGGCAGCGTGTCGGCCAAGGTGGCTGCGGAGGCGGCCTGCACCGTCACTGTGGTGCGGCCGCCGCGGATGGCTGCGGATGCGGGAGAAGCCGACGCGGGCGAGGCGGCGGGATAA
- a CDS encoding Crp/Fnr family transcriptional regulator — translation MPSGSADISSILDRILDAATDNLRIAKILVQMGLDPNNVTYDAIFSRLLEIFVHNITLANMFAAIGAGFFVATLLMRTMVPLRVANMIGCGFFAIFGALSANVSTFLLYLLLLPINALRLRQMLKLVKKARHAAEGDMSIEWLKPFMTERKYRSGDTLFKLGDPAKEMLLTVTGKFLVKEINVEIQPGALMGELGFLTPDNRRTGTIECIEDGHVLTITYDRLLEIYFQDPQFGYYFLVLTSQRLLQNIDRLQNQLTAARSATTNSIA, via the coding sequence ATGCCGTCCGGCAGTGCAGACATTTCCTCGATCCTCGACCGCATTCTGGATGCGGCGACGGATAACCTCAGGATCGCGAAGATTCTGGTCCAGATGGGCCTCGATCCCAACAACGTCACCTACGACGCGATCTTCAGCCGGCTGCTGGAGATCTTCGTCCACAACATCACGCTGGCCAACATGTTCGCCGCGATCGGCGCCGGCTTCTTCGTCGCCACCCTGCTGATGCGGACGATGGTGCCGCTCCGCGTCGCCAACATGATCGGTTGCGGCTTCTTCGCCATCTTCGGCGCGCTCTCGGCCAATGTCTCGACGTTCCTGCTGTATCTGCTGCTGCTTCCGATCAACGCCTTGCGCCTGCGGCAGATGCTCAAGCTGGTCAAGAAGGCGCGCCATGCGGCCGAAGGCGACATGTCGATCGAATGGCTCAAGCCGTTCATGACCGAGCGCAAATATCGCAGCGGCGATACGCTGTTCAAGCTGGGCGACCCGGCCAAGGAGATGCTCCTTACCGTCACCGGCAAGTTCCTGGTCAAGGAGATCAACGTCGAGATTCAACCCGGCGCGCTGATGGGAGAGCTCGGCTTCCTCACGCCCGACAACCGGCGCACCGGAACGATCGAATGCATCGAAGACGGCCATGTGCTGACGATCACCTATGACCGCCTGCTCGAGATCTACTTCCAGGACCCGCAGTTCGGCTATTATTTCCTGGTGCTGACCAGCCAGCGGCTGCTGCAAAACATCGATC
- a CDS encoding sensor histidine kinase, with protein sequence MRLVLQLVARLLVIVALCLGAATVWATFDAYRSVDRATAASAQRVAQALQGLYWHELLLRSSRMRDHLMPVPEWRTLETMKLISPGVCVEFQPATAFEKPLCGQSQGIGRAPPHWFAAIVPTFLGSHAEVVRPVSPRAAAAGTVVATPDEAAAISLAWEYILNVIDVALLMAAAIALLASLAIAHTLAPARTIVLALQRMARGQYRTRLPRFRSMELAMIGDAVDALGSRLEEATEQRAALTRRLIEIRDDERRALARELHDEFGQNLSAILAFANTIEMASAQQCKDHGIAQDARMISQATHHLMASLRDALKRLRNPLPEEFGLEASLVNLVDSWRSQSATQPTIQLDLKGDLTDISGPAATTAYRVAQECLTNALRHGAAREISLHVERCAGDDDALLIRVEDDGGGDAARVARSTGFGLTGIRERLAAAGGSLTILPATRGLSVAATIPLAA encoded by the coding sequence ATGCGCCTGGTGCTTCAGCTCGTCGCCCGTCTGCTTGTCATCGTTGCGCTGTGCCTGGGCGCAGCGACCGTGTGGGCCACGTTCGATGCCTACCGCAGCGTCGACCGGGCGACTGCGGCCTCCGCGCAGCGGGTCGCGCAGGCGCTTCAGGGACTGTACTGGCACGAACTCTTGCTGCGCAGCAGCAGAATGCGCGACCATCTCATGCCGGTTCCGGAGTGGCGGACGCTGGAGACGATGAAGCTGATCTCGCCCGGTGTGTGCGTCGAGTTCCAGCCGGCGACTGCATTCGAAAAGCCGCTCTGCGGCCAGAGCCAGGGGATCGGCAGGGCGCCGCCGCACTGGTTCGCGGCCATCGTACCGACCTTCCTCGGCAGCCACGCCGAGGTGGTGCGGCCCGTCAGCCCCCGCGCCGCGGCGGCCGGAACGGTGGTAGCGACCCCGGATGAAGCGGCCGCAATCTCGCTCGCCTGGGAGTACATTCTCAACGTGATCGACGTCGCGCTGCTGATGGCGGCCGCGATCGCGCTGCTCGCCTCGCTCGCGATCGCGCACACGCTGGCACCGGCGCGGACCATTGTGCTTGCCCTGCAACGAATGGCGCGCGGCCAATATCGTACAAGACTGCCGCGCTTCCGCTCGATGGAGCTTGCCATGATCGGCGACGCCGTCGATGCGCTTGGGAGCCGACTGGAAGAGGCCACCGAACAGCGCGCGGCGCTGACGCGTCGCCTGATCGAGATTCGCGACGACGAGCGGCGCGCGCTCGCGCGCGAGCTGCATGACGAGTTCGGGCAAAATCTCTCGGCCATCCTCGCGTTCGCCAACACGATCGAGATGGCGAGCGCGCAGCAGTGCAAGGACCATGGCATCGCGCAGGACGCGCGCATGATCTCGCAGGCCACGCACCATCTGATGGCCTCGCTGCGCGACGCGCTGAAGCGCCTGCGCAATCCCCTGCCCGAGGAATTCGGGCTGGAAGCCAGCCTCGTCAACCTCGTCGACAGCTGGCGCTCGCAGAGCGCGACACAGCCGACGATCCAGCTCGATCTCAAGGGCGACCTCACCGACATCAGCGGTCCAGCCGCCACGACCGCCTATCGCGTCGCCCAGGAATGCCTGACCAATGCGCTGCGCCACGGTGCGGCCCGCGAGATTTCGTTGCACGTCGAGCGGTGCGCGGGCGACGACGATGCGCTTCTGATCCGCGTCGAGGACGACGGCGGCGGCGATGCGGCACGCGTGGCGCGCTCGACCGGCTTCGGCCTCACCGGCATCCGCGAGCGCCTGGCGGCCGCCGGCGGCTCGCTCACGATCCTACCCGCAACCCGCGGCCTCAGCGTCGCTGCAACAATACCGCTCGCCGCATGA